The following proteins are co-located in the Pedobacter frigiditerrae genome:
- a CDS encoding AraC family transcriptional regulator, which translates to MKPHFHKVPITLQSSFSIRHDIKPDFGNVWHYHPELELHYNMKGEGVRFIGDNISNFVSDEMVLLGENLPHTWRCKEEYFQNNPDLKVEAMVIHFLPDCLGKHLLNLPEAYLIPKLFEKAKSGMIIHGKAKEKLAKLMEDAIHATNLERIIILLTILKTLAETDEFELITSKNTFYQSNESETLRINKICTYTLSNYKKDITLEEVASLSNLSITSFCRYFKLMTKKTYYDFLIEIRVSHACRFLIENKLPTEMICFNCGFNNVSNFYRHFKKVTGMTPLDYKRKYLNE; encoded by the coding sequence ATGAAACCTCATTTTCACAAAGTTCCAATTACTTTACAAAGTTCGTTCAGTATTCGACATGATATCAAACCAGATTTTGGCAATGTGTGGCACTACCATCCGGAGTTAGAATTGCACTATAACATGAAGGGTGAAGGTGTTCGGTTTATTGGAGATAACATAAGCAATTTTGTGTCTGATGAGATGGTATTATTAGGTGAAAATTTACCTCATACTTGGCGTTGTAAGGAAGAATATTTTCAGAATAATCCGGACTTGAAAGTTGAAGCCATGGTTATCCATTTTTTACCAGATTGCTTGGGTAAACATTTGTTGAATTTACCTGAAGCTTACCTTATCCCTAAGTTATTTGAAAAAGCTAAAAGTGGGATGATAATTCATGGTAAGGCTAAGGAAAAATTAGCAAAGCTGATGGAAGATGCGATTCACGCTACCAACCTAGAGCGTATTATCATTTTATTAACCATTTTAAAAACTTTAGCCGAAACAGACGAATTTGAATTAATTACCAGCAAAAATACATTTTACCAATCTAATGAGTCTGAAACACTAAGGATTAATAAAATCTGTACCTACACCCTATCTAACTACAAAAAAGATATCACTTTAGAAGAAGTTGCTTCCTTAAGTAATTTAAGTATTACCTCTTTCTGTCGCTATTTTAAATTGATGACTAAAAAGACTTATTATGATTTTCTAATTGAGATTAGGGTAAGTCATGCTTGTAGGTTTCTGATAGAGAATAAATTACCCACAGAAATGATTTGTTTTAACTGTGGTTTTAATAACGTTTCTAACTTCTATAGGCATTTTAAAAAGGTTACGGGAATGACACCGTTGGATTATAAGCGGAAGTATTTGAACGAATAG
- a CDS encoding sodium:solute symporter, translating to MKGLPILDLAIIVIYLVGMILVGVYFSRKNKNSEQFTKASGLIPGWAIGLSIYATFLSSNTFLGVPGKAFGTNWNAFVFSISMPLAAWIASKYFVPFYRSTGEISAYTHLENRFGPWARAYAVICFLLTQLARMGSIFFGIALSLQALTGYSMQMIMIVMGICIIIYTVMGGIEAVIWTEVVQAVVKTFGALLILYLIITNMPGGVAKVIEIGKADHKFSLGNFSPDFFSSSFWVVLLYGFFINLNNFGMDQNYIQRYHTASSSKAASKSIWLCVWLYVPASLLFFVIGSALYAYYQVNPDLILAIKHQVAVERLPLNASAAEILKVQNALVPADYGDKIMPHFMVNKIPVGLVGLIVSAILSAAMSTISSGMNASATVFTVDIYKRYFKKDINEKQNLSVLHIATVVFGLLGMIAGIAMIGVKSILDVWWELSGIFAAGMLGLFLLGIVSRQTKNHEAITATMIGIAVIIWMTFSHLLPPEFESFRNPLHKNMIIVVGTLTIFLTGIILTRIKKKSA from the coding sequence ATGAAGGGTCTCCCGATTCTAGATTTAGCAATAATCGTAATTTATCTCGTAGGGATGATATTGGTTGGCGTTTATTTTTCGCGAAAGAATAAAAATTCAGAACAGTTTACAAAAGCTTCTGGACTTATCCCTGGATGGGCGATAGGGTTATCAATTTATGCAACGTTTTTAAGTAGCAATACTTTTTTGGGCGTACCCGGAAAAGCATTTGGAACTAATTGGAATGCATTTGTTTTTAGCATTTCAATGCCATTAGCAGCTTGGATTGCCTCAAAATACTTTGTTCCGTTTTACAGAAGTACAGGAGAGATATCAGCTTATACTCATTTAGAAAATAGGTTTGGACCTTGGGCTAGAGCTTATGCTGTAATCTGTTTCTTGTTAACGCAATTGGCAAGAATGGGTTCTATATTTTTTGGAATTGCGTTGAGCTTGCAAGCCTTAACTGGTTATTCAATGCAAATGATCATGATTGTGATGGGGATTTGTATCATTATCTACACGGTAATGGGAGGTATTGAGGCCGTAATTTGGACTGAAGTTGTACAAGCAGTGGTTAAAACTTTTGGAGCGCTTTTAATCTTATATCTTATCATTACAAATATGCCAGGTGGTGTAGCAAAAGTGATAGAAATTGGCAAAGCCGACCATAAGTTTAGTCTTGGGAATTTTTCTCCAGACTTTTTCAGTTCTTCCTTTTGGGTGGTTTTGCTTTATGGTTTTTTTATCAATCTCAACAACTTCGGGATGGACCAAAATTATATCCAACGTTATCATACTGCATCATCTAGCAAGGCGGCGTCTAAATCAATTTGGTTATGTGTTTGGCTGTATGTGCCTGCTTCGTTGTTGTTTTTTGTGATAGGTTCGGCTCTTTATGCTTATTACCAAGTTAATCCAGATTTAATTTTAGCCATTAAACACCAAGTTGCAGTGGAGAGATTGCCTTTAAATGCATCAGCAGCAGAAATATTGAAAGTGCAAAATGCATTGGTTCCGGCAGATTATGGCGATAAGATCATGCCTCATTTTATGGTAAATAAAATTCCTGTTGGCTTAGTTGGACTAATTGTTTCAGCTATTTTATCTGCTGCAATGAGTACCATAAGTTCAGGAATGAATGCTTCTGCAACAGTATTTACAGTAGATATTTATAAAAGATATTTCAAAAAGGATATCAACGAAAAGCAAAATTTATCGGTTTTACATATCGCAACAGTTGTTTTCGGTTTGTTGGGGATGATAGCAGGAATTGCCATGATAGGAGTAAAAAGCATTTTGGATGTATGGTGGGAGCTTTCAGGGATTTTTGCAGCAGGAATGTTGGGTTTATTCTTACTAGGAATTGTAAGTAGACAAACCAAAAATCACGAAGCAATTACAGCTACGATGATTGGGATAGCAGTAATTATTTGGATGACTTTTTCTCATCTACTACCGCCAGAGTTCGAGAGCTTCAGAAATCCGCTGCATAAGAATATGATTATCGTGGTTGGTACTTTAACCATTTTCTTAACAGGAATAATTTTAACTAGAATAAAGAAAAAGAGCGCTTAA
- a CDS encoding fucose isomerase, with translation MKQGVLKQIVLVSSGDLRLSANQNCWAAQLQMEGNLTTAIEKFGWTVKRAHPYNSTKKHGFIDSQRMGMDVFHDIDPNQPLIVAESVWQYSHHVLAGLTTHKGPILTVANWSGQWPGLVGMLNLNGCLTKAGINYSTLWSENFDDDFFTDGLQEWLSTGKISYDQSHVKSFALSKIPLADEKKGRTFARSLKNRKAIMGVFDEGCMGMYNAIIPDELLHKTGFFKERLSQSALYAAMLQVTEKEAEAVLNWLLKKGMKFNWGTNEQTELTQAQTLEQCKMYIAAVRIADEFSCDTIGIQYQQGLKDLTVASDLVEGLLNNEDRPPVFSLEGKELYAKQALPHFNEVDECAGLDSLVTYKLWKELGMTGENTLHDIRWGENYKVEGINEFVWLFLISGAAPAAHFIDGYKGASSDRQPAMYFRLGGGTLKGISKPGFIVWSRVYVCDNALHCDLGVGEVVALPIEETNRRWKETTSEWPIMHAVLKGVSRDQMMARHKANHIQVVYANYEASAHEACRVKAAAMDELGITVHFCGDVNLIKKRN, from the coding sequence ATGAAACAGGGTGTACTAAAGCAAATCGTATTAGTTTCTAGTGGAGATTTAAGGCTCTCGGCAAATCAAAATTGCTGGGCTGCTCAACTTCAAATGGAAGGTAATTTAACAACCGCAATTGAGAAATTTGGCTGGACTGTTAAACGTGCTCACCCTTACAATTCTACAAAAAAGCATGGCTTCATAGATTCTCAAAGAATGGGGATGGATGTGTTCCATGATATCGACCCAAATCAGCCCTTGATTGTAGCCGAAAGTGTTTGGCAATATTCACATCATGTACTAGCCGGACTTACCACGCATAAAGGTCCAATATTAACAGTTGCAAATTGGAGCGGTCAGTGGCCAGGGTTAGTAGGTATGCTAAATTTAAATGGCTGCTTAACTAAAGCCGGAATTAATTATAGCACATTATGGAGTGAGAACTTTGATGATGACTTTTTTACCGATGGTTTACAAGAATGGTTGTCTACTGGTAAAATCAGTTACGATCAAAGTCACGTTAAAAGCTTTGCGCTCAGTAAAATTCCTTTAGCCGATGAAAAAAAGGGTAGGACCTTTGCTCGTTCCTTAAAGAACAGAAAAGCCATCATGGGTGTTTTTGATGAAGGCTGCATGGGAATGTACAATGCCATTATCCCTGATGAACTTTTGCATAAAACTGGATTCTTTAAAGAGAGATTAAGTCAATCGGCACTTTATGCAGCAATGCTTCAAGTAACTGAAAAGGAAGCTGAGGCCGTTTTAAATTGGTTGTTAAAAAAAGGGATGAAGTTTAATTGGGGAACCAATGAACAAACTGAGTTAACCCAAGCTCAAACTTTAGAGCAGTGCAAAATGTACATCGCAGCGGTTCGCATAGCGGATGAATTTAGTTGCGATACCATAGGAATTCAATATCAACAAGGATTAAAAGATTTAACTGTAGCCAGCGATTTAGTAGAAGGTTTGTTAAACAACGAAGATAGGCCACCAGTTTTCTCACTAGAAGGAAAGGAATTATATGCTAAACAGGCTTTACCTCATTTCAATGAAGTTGATGAATGTGCAGGATTAGATTCTTTGGTAACCTATAAGTTATGGAAAGAATTGGGAATGACAGGTGAAAATACCTTGCATGATATCCGTTGGGGAGAAAATTACAAAGTAGAAGGCATCAATGAATTTGTTTGGCTTTTCTTAATTTCTGGCGCAGCACCAGCAGCTCATTTTATAGATGGTTATAAAGGTGCAAGTAGCGATAGACAGCCAGCAATGTATTTCAGACTGGGAGGCGGAACACTTAAAGGAATAAGCAAACCAGGTTTTATAGTTTGGAGCAGGGTATATGTTTGTGATAACGCCTTACATTGCGATTTAGGTGTTGGAGAAGTTGTAGCTTTACCAATTGAAGAAACAAACAGACGCTGGAAAGAAACAACATCAGAATGGCCAATTATGCATGCTGTTTTAAAAGGCGTTAGTCGCGACCAGATGATGGCTAGACATAAGGCAAACCATATTCAAGTAGTTTATGCAAATTACGAAGCAAGTGCTCATGAAGCTTGTAGGGTTAAAGCTGCCGCGATGGATGAATTAGGAATAACCGTACACTTTTGCGGTGATGTGAATTTGATTAAAAAAAGAAATTGA
- a CDS encoding dihydrodipicolinate synthase family protein, which produces MENSQKGFIPVMLTPFSNNGNIDYPALTQLTEVYLQAGAAGLFANCLSSEMFELTDEERIQAIKHVINVVAGEVPVIATGTFGGPITKQADFVKSVNDTGVEAVIAITSLLADENDSDEVFNANVFDLLSQTDNIPLGFYECPVPYKRVLKPSQLQQFVATDRLIYHKDTSLDLNQIKEKLALTQGHKFGLYDAYMVHAVESLKAGSAGLSCIQGNYFPELIVWLCDHYNDESLVEEVDVVQQFIIDNMDVMHNVYPIVSKYFLQKRGLNISTYTRREVGLFTPQVIKEVESLFKDYTALLNDFNIKVII; this is translated from the coding sequence ATGGAAAACTCACAAAAAGGATTTATCCCAGTAATGCTTACACCTTTTTCAAACAATGGAAATATTGATTATCCTGCACTTACACAATTAACAGAAGTTTATTTACAGGCTGGTGCCGCTGGTTTATTTGCCAATTGTTTATCGAGCGAGATGTTCGAGCTAACGGATGAGGAAAGAATTCAAGCCATAAAACACGTGATAAATGTGGTAGCTGGTGAAGTGCCGGTAATTGCTACTGGAACTTTTGGTGGGCCAATTACCAAACAAGCAGATTTTGTGAAAAGTGTAAACGATACAGGGGTAGAAGCTGTAATTGCAATTACCAGTTTGTTAGCAGATGAAAATGATAGCGATGAAGTTTTTAATGCCAATGTTTTTGACTTACTGAGCCAAACTGATAACATCCCATTAGGATTTTATGAATGCCCTGTTCCTTATAAAAGAGTTTTAAAACCAAGTCAGCTGCAACAATTTGTAGCAACAGATAGATTAATCTATCACAAAGACACAAGTTTAGACCTTAATCAAATCAAAGAGAAATTAGCCCTAACTCAAGGCCATAAATTTGGTTTGTATGATGCCTATATGGTTCACGCCGTCGAATCCTTAAAAGCTGGCTCTGCAGGTTTATCTTGTATACAAGGTAATTACTTTCCAGAATTAATTGTTTGGCTTTGCGACCATTATAATGATGAAAGTTTAGTTGAAGAAGTTGATGTGGTTCAGCAATTTATCATCGATAATATGGATGTCATGCACAATGTTTATCCAATTGTATCAAAGTATTTCCTTCAAAAAAGAGGATTGAATATTTCAACTTATACAAGAAGAGAAGTTGGTTTGTTTACCCCTCAAGTTATTAAAGAAGTAGAAAGTTTGTTTAAGGATTACACAGCATTGCTGAATGACTTTAATATTAAAGTGATTATTTAG
- a CDS encoding malectin domain-containing carbohydrate-binding protein has protein sequence MKNIKVSIVILLLSFAPKAFAQNIRKDILLNANWLSIADEKNINAYNGFENSTYKLASWKTVNVPHNWDQYEGYQRKLHGNKHGYAWYRKTFKSNDVKTGKRFFLYFEGVGSYATVWLNGKKVGYHAGGRTTFTLDVTSIIKLNNKENLLAVRADHPANIQDLPWVDGGCSTERGFSEGSQPMGIFRPVHLIVTNDVRIEPFGVHIWNDDKISEKSAVLNFETTVKNYGSSSKNITIINQLVDANGKVVKELKRIEKIAAGKDLVINQQSDKLLNPKLWSIENPYLYTVKTKIIEKGKFVDELKTPYGIRWVSWPIGDKANQKVFLLNGKPVFINGIAEYEHLIGQSHAFSNEQIRSRVMQIKSAGFNAFRDAHQPHNLLYQTYWDKLGILSWTQMAAHIWYDTPEFRKNFKALLTDWVKERRNSPSVVLWGLENESTLPEDFAKECTELIRELDPTASSQRKVTTCNGGKGTDWDVPQNWTGTYGGNPLTYGDDLQKQVLVGEYGAWRTLDLHTSDLQIKNPTHTENYMAELMETKVRLAESVKDKTAGHYFWLYSSHDNPGRIQGGEGLRDLDRVGPVNYKGMYTPWEEPTDVYYMFRANYAPKQTDPMVYIVSHTWPNRWSTTGIKDSITVYSNCDEVELFNDVNQQSLGKRTRKGIGSHFQWNKPNIQYNVLYAVGYVNGKVVAEDYIVLNNLPKAPNFKSLISNSNIAEPAKGYHYLYRLNAGGPSYTDQFGKIWIDDQQADTKIGAYGSTSWTANFPGVPSFFASQRRTFDPIKGTSDWKLFQTFRYGRDQLKFQFPIPADGEYLVELYFVEPWLGIGGGIDAKGMRLFDVAINDKTVIKDLDIWAEVGTNKVLKKTVKVFCKARQLVVSFPQVKVGQAVISAIALATTNGKIKLGPQDNSIIEYSNDIEKSTWLDIGDKQYNDELIEFTSLPSNLFGSEYVKTSNRVNKNISFKITASADVFVIADEKAKLGWFADYEDTKSIVINSTGTKFNVFRKRFAKGDEIKLGQKGLNTQMYSVAVVPPTNLEPAYDLKSVTTYKATDATLKGNGLAKEDLMGKPRVVFKANESNVLEWKINTGVADIYSLTIKYHNPFEQNLKAKLEFLSADGTLMKTELVEFTPTKEGKWNYLNTNTGSMINAGAYLLRIIATETKGLFVDALDVQ, from the coding sequence ATGAAAAATATAAAAGTATCAATAGTTATTCTTCTCCTGTCATTTGCTCCAAAAGCATTTGCACAAAACATCCGTAAAGATATTTTGCTCAATGCAAATTGGCTAAGCATAGCTGATGAAAAAAACATCAATGCTTATAATGGATTTGAAAATAGCACATATAAATTAGCCAGTTGGAAAACAGTAAATGTTCCACATAATTGGGACCAATACGAAGGTTACCAAAGAAAACTACACGGCAATAAACACGGTTATGCGTGGTACAGAAAAACCTTTAAAAGCAACGATGTTAAAACAGGAAAGCGCTTCTTTCTATATTTTGAAGGCGTAGGTTCTTATGCTACAGTTTGGCTAAATGGTAAAAAAGTTGGCTATCACGCAGGTGGAAGAACAACTTTCACCCTGGATGTAACTTCAATTATCAAACTCAATAACAAAGAAAATTTATTGGCTGTTCGAGCAGACCATCCTGCAAATATTCAAGATTTACCTTGGGTGGATGGCGGTTGCTCAACAGAAAGAGGTTTTTCTGAAGGCTCACAACCGATGGGAATTTTTAGACCAGTGCATCTCATCGTTACAAATGATGTAAGGATTGAGCCTTTTGGTGTGCACATTTGGAATGATGATAAAATTTCAGAAAAATCAGCTGTGCTAAATTTTGAAACTACGGTAAAAAACTACGGTAGTTCTTCTAAAAACATAACAATCATCAACCAGTTGGTAGATGCAAATGGTAAAGTAGTAAAAGAGTTAAAACGTATTGAAAAGATTGCTGCTGGAAAGGATTTAGTGATAAATCAACAATCTGATAAGCTGCTCAATCCTAAATTGTGGTCGATAGAAAATCCATATTTGTATACAGTTAAAACTAAAATTATAGAAAAGGGAAAGTTTGTAGACGAATTGAAAACACCTTATGGCATAAGATGGGTCAGTTGGCCAATAGGCGATAAAGCCAATCAGAAAGTATTTCTACTGAATGGAAAGCCAGTTTTTATTAATGGAATTGCAGAATATGAACATTTAATTGGTCAAAGTCACGCTTTTAGTAACGAGCAAATTCGTTCTCGTGTAATGCAAATTAAATCTGCAGGTTTTAATGCCTTCCGCGATGCGCACCAACCACATAATTTACTTTACCAAACATATTGGGATAAATTGGGCATCTTAAGTTGGACTCAAATGGCGGCCCACATTTGGTATGACACACCTGAGTTTAGGAAAAACTTTAAAGCCTTATTAACAGATTGGGTTAAGGAACGAAGAAATAGTCCGTCAGTTGTGTTATGGGGCTTAGAAAATGAAAGTACATTACCCGAAGATTTTGCAAAAGAATGCACTGAGTTGATTAGGGAATTAGACCCTACAGCCTCATCACAACGTAAAGTAACTACTTGTAATGGTGGTAAGGGAACCGATTGGGACGTGCCGCAAAACTGGACAGGCACTTACGGGGGTAATCCTTTAACCTATGGCGATGATTTGCAAAAACAAGTTTTGGTAGGCGAATATGGCGCTTGGAGAACGTTGGATTTACATACATCAGACCTTCAAATTAAAAACCCAACGCATACCGAAAATTACATGGCCGAGCTAATGGAAACCAAAGTTCGATTGGCAGAAAGTGTAAAGGATAAAACGGCTGGTCATTACTTCTGGTTGTACAGTTCTCATGATAATCCAGGTAGGATACAAGGAGGCGAAGGTTTGAGGGATTTGGATAGGGTTGGTCCGGTAAATTACAAAGGAATGTACACGCCTTGGGAAGAACCCACTGATGTTTATTATATGTTCAGGGCAAATTATGCACCTAAACAAACCGACCCAATGGTTTATATTGTTTCGCATACTTGGCCAAATCGCTGGTCAACAACAGGCATAAAAGATAGCATTACGGTTTATTCGAACTGCGATGAAGTTGAATTGTTTAATGATGTTAATCAGCAATCGCTAGGTAAAAGAACTAGAAAAGGAATTGGCTCTCATTTTCAATGGAACAAGCCAAATATCCAATACAATGTACTTTACGCTGTAGGTTATGTAAATGGAAAGGTTGTTGCAGAGGATTATATCGTGTTAAACAACTTGCCAAAAGCACCGAATTTTAAAAGTTTAATAAGTAATTCAAACATTGCCGAACCTGCAAAAGGCTATCATTATTTATATCGCTTAAATGCTGGTGGACCAAGTTATACAGACCAGTTTGGGAAGATATGGATTGATGACCAGCAAGCAGACACCAAAATAGGTGCGTATGGTTCAACATCTTGGACGGCCAATTTCCCTGGCGTTCCTTCTTTTTTTGCTAGTCAGCGACGAACTTTTGACCCAATAAAAGGAACATCAGATTGGAAATTATTTCAAACCTTTAGGTATGGAAGGGACCAGCTGAAATTTCAATTCCCAATTCCTGCAGATGGAGAATATTTAGTCGAATTGTACTTTGTTGAGCCTTGGTTAGGTATTGGAGGGGGAATAGATGCAAAAGGAATGCGCTTATTTGATGTAGCTATCAATGATAAAACGGTTATTAAAGATTTAGACATTTGGGCAGAAGTTGGAACCAATAAAGTTTTAAAAAAGACAGTTAAGGTATTTTGCAAGGCTAGACAATTAGTTGTTTCTTTTCCGCAAGTTAAAGTAGGGCAAGCTGTAATTTCGGCAATTGCTCTAGCAACAACAAATGGTAAAATCAAATTAGGTCCACAGGATAATTCGATTATTGAATACTCAAACGATATTGAAAAATCAACTTGGTTAGATATTGGAGATAAACAATACAACGATGAACTCATCGAATTTACTTCGTTACCATCTAACTTATTTGGTTCAGAATATGTAAAAACTTCAAATAGAGTTAATAAAAACATCTCATTTAAAATTACAGCATCGGCTGATGTTTTTGTAATTGCTGATGAAAAAGCGAAGCTAGGTTGGTTTGCTGACTATGAAGACACCAAATCAATCGTAATTAACAGTACGGGTACAAAATTCAATGTATTTCGTAAAAGGTTTGCCAAGGGCGATGAAATTAAACTCGGTCAAAAAGGTTTAAATACTCAAATGTATTCAGTTGCGGTTGTGCCTCCAACTAATTTAGAACCAGCTTACGATTTAAAATCAGTAACAACTTATAAAGCAACAGACGCTACCTTAAAAGGCAATGGCTTAGCAAAAGAAGATTTAATGGGCAAACCTAGAGTTGTTTTTAAAGCTAATGAAAGCAATGTTTTAGAATGGAAAATAAACACAGGAGTTGCTGATATTTATTCACTTACCATCAAATATCATAATCCATTTGAACAAAATCTTAAAGCAAAGCTTGAATTTTTATCAGCAGATGGCACATTGATGAAAACAGAACTAGTAGAATTTACCCCAACAAAAGAAGGTAAGTGGAATTATTTAAACACCAATACTGGGAGTATGATTAATGCAGGTGCTTATTTATTACGGATTATCGCAACAGAAACTAAAGGTTTGTTTGTAGATGCGCTTGATGTGCAGTGA